TGATGGCTTATGAAGCCTTTTTTCCACACCCACTGTCTATATctttatggaaaaatatttcataGGACGGAGAAAAGAGGACTGCAGTTTGAAGACCCTCCAGGATGATGCTTGAAATTAGGATGTAGGCCATGTCCTTaaagtagatttttctttttttaactaacaGGAGTCCAAGATGTTTGTGGTTATTGAGGGACTGAATTCAAATCTCAGGTAGAAGCCTTGAAGTTCCAATGGTTAAATGGAAATATAACAGATACAACAATTGATGTATCAGAAAATCAGCTATCACATCGCAATCCCATGTGGTTGTACAGTGTTCTGAGGTCCCTATTTAAAAACTATACTaagaaatatagaaagaattcagagaagaGCTTAGCGATTATTAAAGACATAGGGCCGACTGTGAACTATTTCAATGGCATCGGATAAGCTCTTATTGTTTCAGCATTCATGATGATTCCTGTAAAAATAGCTACACGGAGAAAGGAAGAGCTGATTCTGATCATTCAAATTGTACTTGTCTTCCCAAAAAAGCAGCGGAACTTGGCTCCAAGTAGAAGCCCAGAGCTTGAGCATGTGGGTGTTCATTGGCTAATGCCTGACTTTTTGTAGCaagaacagagggaaaagaaataTATCAACCCATTTAGTCTAGGTAAGTGGTGAAGGAGTTGGCTTACCCAGAGACTGTCCCCAGGGGTGGGAATTCACTTCCCTGCTCTCGTGGTAAACATAGGCCAAGGCTCATCTCTCTAAGGAACAGAGAGGGTTTCAGCCTGTGGAACTGCTCAAGGACGGCCAGGAGTCCTTTCAGATTCCACCTCTCTGTCTGTAGGTTGTCACAGTGTCTGAAGACGAGGCCTCTTCTGCAGGGCGAGCCACAGCGAGGCAGGCTGTTTCTGACCCATCACTCTCTGACCGCATGGAATGATAAGTGCATGAGGGAAGGGTGGGTCAGAATGTTCCCTGAACTGTGCTGTTGGCACTGCCAGGACAGGCCACACCCTCACTGGCCAGGGTCAGTGGGCTGAAGCAAAAGAGAAACTGTCCGTATCGAATTGTAGCTCTCTGTTAgattttatctatcctattgtTTTATagtgaagggggaagggaaggagagagggagggaaggagagaagagagagagagagagagagagagaggagggagggagggagggagggagggaggagggagagagacagagagatctggAAAAGGGGGTACCTGCaactatttgaaaaggaaaagaatttaaaatcagGGGGAGAAGCCTTCATATTTTCTTGAGGTGACACTCACCCCACACATTGATTCTAGTATTGGGCCCTAAAATGCAGCCTGTGATTCTGAGAGCCTTGGGGTCCGGGGGCATCCTCAGGTCATTGCCTGATGCACACAGATAAGGCTGTTTTCCCAGGCAGAAGCTCCACCTCAGTCACCCGGGGCTGCTTAGTAATGGAGTTGTCTCCCCAGGGGTGAGGCAGCCGAGCAGACTGGCACAGGGGTGGCTTTGCTACCCTGCAGCCATCCCTCGGTGGTGGTGGTCCTCCCTCCAGCCTGGTGTTGCTGACTGTGCCTGGACTTCAATGCAGAAAGTGGTAAGTTGCcaaccctgccccacccccaaaccaaacaaaaccaaaggatgTGCCTCCTTAAGGATTATGCCGAAGTATTTCCAGAGAagagatttgggtttttttttgttttgttttgtcgtgttgttttgtttttcaccttAAAAACAAGACTTTCATCCTAAAATACGAAGGAAAATAACTTGAAGATTGTGCCGTGCAGCTAGAGTCTAAATCTGACAATAGCTTTCTATTTGATTTGGTTCACCCTGTTTGATTCACCAAGTGGTCTCAGGTGGCCTGTTTCAGGTGGAGGTGGGCTTGTCAAAGCCACAGTTGTCCTGGTTGGCCAAAGAGATGTGATCCCTGGCTACCTCCAGACTAGCCAATTTACagagatggtaaaaaaaaatatatatgatttggttctttttaagttttttcttttctctctctcccacaaatgctgttttctgtaagtcattttattttctttagggaAGGGGATCTTATTCTCTCAAGTGTTATGTGATGCCCTTGCCTAAAAAGTCTTCCCATTAACTGAGTTGGCCTGAAGGTCATAAACCATAATCAATAGGAGGAGGGCTGGTTGCTGCAAGGTGCTAATTGACATCCCCTAAGAGGAACAGTGTCAACAATCAATAAAGGAGACACGGCATAGGTAGATTTATGGCTTTGATTTTGAAAGGGTGCAGGAATGCCCAGTGATGCTCTTCCCTGCACTGCTTTTGAATGTTAATGTTTTCTGGAGGATGATTTCAGACTCACTGCGAGGATACTGCCTCTACTCACTGAAGCAGAATCCTCTGAAGAGTTGCTGAGGCAGAACTGAAATCATGGCTTTGCCTCCAAGAAGCAGCGGTAGTGGCCGTTAACGATGCCTCGCGCGGGAGGAAGATGCCCCTTTAACTCGGGGCTTTTAATGGGAAGTTTCTGAGCCTGAGACAACAGCTTTGGAGCTGGGGTGTGCCATCGGCGGCTGCTCTCACAgctacctctgtctcctgcttgAACTCAGCCGGGCTGGGAAGAATGGAATGGAGACAGGCTTCTAACTACCTGTAACTGCTTCACCAGGAGATGGATCAAGCAGTTTGCCCAGCCAGATCCAGGTACTTGATCCTAACGGTGTCTTCAAGCTaattagatgatttttttttctgtaactttgTAATTTATGCATGAGCAACAATCACAGATACCTTTTGAGTCTAAGTTCTGAATTTAATTGAACTGTTAAGTCTATTTAATCAGTAGGTAGGGAAAGTTAGTCCAAGAGGGTAAAAATGTAACAGtgactttcttaaaaaaaaaaaaaaaaaacatgcttaaGTTTATCATGGTTCTGATACTGCATAAAAAAGTAGGAAAACAGGATTTCCCCCCTTCCTAAGCTGCAGCAAATTATTCTTGAAAACTATATTTGCTCGTTACAATTTCCCCTTCATTTGAAATGCCCAAGCTTCTGAAAGGTAAcaagaatattttgtttgtttacaagaGAGCATAACTCAGTAATACGTACTCAgtgctgactgcccccaggcagcCTTTTGAGATGTCCCTGCATACTTCTTTTCTACTACAAAAAACACAGGGAAAGAGGCAGACAACCGAGAGGTATGAGAGACACACAAGGAAAAGGCAGAAAACCCAGAACGGGAGGCTCGTGACTTGAAGTTTACAGCCCCACTTGGCTAATGGCGCCTTCCGATTGCCCGGTTATGGTCCGGGTGACCGCATGGTCGCTCTCCGATGTTCTCGGCTGGGCTGCAACCTTGCCTTGTAGTCTCTTGAAAACTCTCTCAGCAGGTGTTAGGAGGAAGATGATGTCCAAAGAGAACTACAGAGGAGACTGGGGCTCTGGCTAAAGAGCCATGTCCCCTGATGACCCAGAGGTGACAAGCAGCAGTGACAGGGCCCACTCCCAAATCCAAACAGCCGCGTCTGCGGATTGACTTTGCAGGGACGAGCAGAGAAGGAGCCTTTCAGGGGAGCAGCTGGAAAGGCACTCTGCAGAAGCTGCCTGTTGACATTTGGAGCTGACCAGCTTTgcgtgtttttaaaaatattgctcGCGAGCTTTCCAGTAGCCTTGAGTATATTTTTCAAGagtataaaataatattcacCCTCAGCTGTCCTGTGAATTTTGAAGCTGGTGGGGATTGTGCTGGAGCAGGAgggttatatttagaaaaaaaaaaatgttgccatGTCTTTATGTTAACCAAAAGTAAAGGTGGGATGGAGGGATTTAAAATGTATGAAGCACTCAGAAGTCCCAGGATATGTTTACCTGGAGCTCTTGGAAGATCACCTGGACCATGAATGACTTGAATTTCTATGAAACATTTTGCATCATTTTGTGTATACACAAGTATGTGTATACTGTTCCCTGGGATAACATGCAGGGTTTCTGAAAGAGCCACACGACAGTGACCGGGTCACAAGGACACTCTGGTAGTTACAGATCTCATCGCTCAAAAAGCTGTAGTTGTTGGTCTCACTGAGTTAATGAGGAGGCCCATATAGAAGGCTCACCGTTGTAGGAGGTGATGGACAGTACACTCGCCTGGGAGGTTCACATACCTGGAGTAGATGAGTGTGTCAGAGAGAGGCGTGTGGGAGAAACTTCAACTCTGCGAGGAAGAATGTGCCTGAGACTTTAGCACAAAAAGGAGAGATTGGGTTACCTCAGGTTATGTGTTACCCGAGTCCTTGCAAATCATGGTCCTGTTTCAGCTGTCTGTTCTTGGGCTATTGCAGAATACTGCAACACTTGAGGTAAGTTTGTCTCTGCCAGACCCTGCAAATTCAGCCCTGCCTACCTAGCCAGCTCCCTTCCTGTTTGTCTAAACAGCCGTCTCCCTACTCTGTCAGGTAAATATAAATGGAGTACATAGGATCTTTTCATAGGACTGAGTGTCCTGTCCCTGCAAACTGGACAAGCCCGTGATTGCTCTTGTTCGATGGATGGGCTGTGTTTACAGctagttttaaaaacatgtcaACTCGCGAAATTAGACTTCTGGCCTAGATGTTTTAAAAGCTGGGCACGGCAATTATGCGGTTTAGGAGTACCTAAAACAGAGACGGCATTGCTCAACTATGAGACCATTAACAGCGGAGGGATGAGACTTTCAACTCATCCTAACACAGCATCGGGGGGAAGGGGAGATGCTGCTCTGTGGGTAACTGGACAGTTTATTCATAACTCGCCGTGCCTTTGTGTGCTATATTTACATAacagaaactagaaataaatctCACTTTGTACAAAAATggcaaagagagaaaacacagtttCCCTACTGCTTATTTATTGAGCACCCAGAACGTGCCAGGAAGAGCTGCCAATTGACTACAGCTGTcgcacccaccaccaccacagtacATTCCAGGAGGGTAGGCATTTGAGCCCTAAGTGTGAGGCTCTAAAATCAAGGGTCAGTATACATTTCTGCAGAGCAAGGTAACAAATGCACTTGGCGGAGTGTGTCTCTGCCCCTTTAGAAATAAGAAATGTGTTGTGGCTCTAAGATATACTttgctcataaaaaaaaaaaagtatttttccctTTTGGTGAAATTGCATAATGAGATGCAAATTAGATAAAATGTCCAAGGGCTTCTAGCCTTAGAAGGGTGCCTGTTGACATTAATAGTCTCCATGTAAGACATTAGGATTCAGTATATTGTAACAGGCTGAAATTCTTCAAGAGGCAGATTATGTAAGAATGATCTCTTCAGTAGCAGGGTAGTTGCTTATGCCTGGatgattgttttattatattttggacCCCACCCATCAGCAATGAAGCCAAGAAAAACCGAAGAGCCAAGTAACTAACAGCTTTTCAAATCGTAAGATCTACGACTATTAATGTGTCATGGTGACTTGAACTGTCTGTGATTCTTTGAAGCAAGACCTGTTTTTAATGCGGTGATCTCATAGCTCAGTTCAGCAGAATGACATGTGttttttatccccccccccattgacTCAGTTAGCTGGAACGTTGCATTTTGAATTCAGTTTCCTGGACTATAAAGGGGCCAGAAATTTGAGCCAATCTATACTCAAACAGGCAGTGACCCCCAGATTGACAAGGAATTCCTCAGGCTCCTGTTGCCTACTAGGGAAGGAGGCACGCACCGTGGGAACTTGTCCTGGGAAGTgtctggaggcagagcaggagacaCCATCTTTGGTAAAGAAGGGCTGTGAGGGCTCAGCTGATGAAGACtctgagaacagagagaaaataccCTTATGCAAAGAGCGGGGAGTGTGCACTGTGAACAGAACCCGGAGATGTTGGGGGTGTTCTAGGAGCTGTTCTAGGTGAGCAAGCAAAATCAGAACATTGTCCCCAGGTGTCCCTAGACTCCATCACCGGGGACTTAATTTTGACCAGTGTGTTGGCCATTTTACTTGAAGTCAAATGTGATTTGATGTTTGTTCCATTTCAAACAGGGAAATAAATCGGTATCACAGAAGACTCCATTGCTGTAACATTTACCGCCCTGTGGTCCAGGAAACATCAGAACATCCTATCCCCCGGGAGTCCATGGCCCGTAGGCACTAGCGTACCTGAGTCTctgggagatgggggtggggttagATTTGGGATGAACAGAATGCAGTGTAGAAGAAGGACAGATAAACAAAGAGAAGGACTCTTTGCCATTACTAAGATGAGAGAGTGGCTGACCGTGAGAACGGGCTTGATTCAGATGGGCTGCTTCCGCAGTGTGCCAGAGGAATCCAGGGTACTTCCTACTTGGTCAGTTTCCGGGACTCCATGGAGATTGACTTGAGAAAAGGGGCATGTTATGTAATTTACCGTGGCATCTTTGAGTTGAGGTTTTGTTGCATCAGTATTAAAATTAGACTTTATTTCTTGAGCATACACCATTGGACCTggcagagagaagacacagaTGCTCCAAATGATGGGGAAAGCCCACCAGACACTGTTGTGAGTAACCGTGGTTCTTCTTCCTCCTTAAAATAACTGCCATGTGCTGTTAGTAAGCCTTACAGTGGTTGTGCCAAACTCTTCTGGAATGATTTGTTTCCCCAGATGTCTCtgttcatttaaagaaaaaaaaaaaggtttcattatttctgttcataaaagaaagatttcattatttagttaaaaataatactgaACGTTCTGTAAGAATAATTTTTACTGAAATGGGGGCATTTTACTTTAAGACGGACTTTTAACAATTATGTGTCTggatatttgggagttgggtttGTTAAGTGATGAAGTTTAATTCTTCATTCTCTGTCTTTTGTCCGATGTTTCCTTCAATTTAAACATGCTGTTGAACATTTGAAATCTATAAATTACTTATTAGCTGATTGCAGGCTTCAAATTAAGCCTCCTCTTTGAGAGATTTCAATGGACTCTAAGTGAACTTGTGAAGTAGTTGGCATTTGTTTCTGGATCTCTCTGCCCCCTGACCCCTTTGTAACCATCTCTTCCCCATCCACCATTTATCCATCTACTCAGGGCCCCCACGGCTGCTCTCCCGCTCTCCGTGTCCACATCGTCCCTTAGGGATCTTGGCCCATCCTCTGCATTTCTTTGTACCCTGTCTCTTGCATCTCTTCCTCGTTCTAGTGGGGACCAGTCTCATAGGAAAACGACTGCTCATGGGGTtaatgtatcatttttttttctttctgaaatattaACTTGGTAAGAAGATTTGGTTATTTGATCCACATAGGTTATTTTAGTAAGAACTTGCTCTCGGTGGTATTGCAATTCACAATGTGTTactaagttttaaaattctttcacttGCATTTTCTTATTGAATTGGTGTCCGTCTATCTATCATCGTTGTCTACCTATATGCAGCCTTCTCTAAGGTGTCAAGCTTTAAACAAGGATTAACCAGATTTTTGCCTCTtgcctgtttcttccttcccttttttcctcttccttcctcctcccttcccccttacttcctccctccctctcttccttcctgctcccACCCTCTTTCTTCTTGCAGGGTGGGAGGCTGAGGTTCTAGGGATAGAACAGGGCCTGACTAGGTGATCTGCCACTGAACTACGTCCCCAACCGCCTTTTGCCTTGTAGCCAGCAAAGGGTAGCAAAaccacaaattaaaactgactaTTAATCACCACAATAGTTAGGTTGTGAAGAAGTGAAGCATCAAGAGTCTTTCCCAAGGAGACTGAGGGGGATGAGGGGCAGGCAATCTGAAGAGTGAGGCTATGTCCTGGGGGTTCCTGTAGGGCTGTTCATTGCAGCAGATACTGAATGAACAGCACACCTGTTCGTGGTCTTGAGTGATGGGTAGAGCCTAAGAAACATGAAACACTGATCTAGGGAAAAGTGATTGCCATTTGCTCCATTTGAAGAAGGTCAACGAAAATAGATCAAGATGGCTCCCCATTGCTCAGACACCAGCAGTGGGAAAGGGATGGAGCCTGAAGAAGGCTTTGCTGCTCTGGTTAGTCAGCTTGTAGCTCGGGATTCATCTCCCTGGCCTACGGGTTCTCTCTCTGGTTCtcccctaatttttttttgacaTCACAGATCCCAGATATCCttaattttacaaatttatataattagcgctcttttcttttcctgcacTTACTTTTTGGATTGTGCattgttttcataaaataaatccaTGAAATGTGTACTCTGCTCTGTTGAGAATAAAGGAAAAGATGCTGATTTCATTTGGGCCAGAGGAAAACGAGACACAGAATGAGATTCTCGGGAATAGCAAGGACAGCAGGGGCCACAGGGAGGGGGGCCCATAAGACAGGAAAAGGCGAGAACGAACATGCCAGGGACAGTGGAGACATGCGCTCATCTGCCATCATATGGCTCTCCCTCCTGTTTGTCCttggataattttatatttgcagTGATTAAGTCCAATgtggatatttttttctgtggCTAGAGATGACCCTAGTCTGTTATGATAAGGAAATTGCATCGGAGGCTCTAGCTACTGCCCTGCCCTCTTCTTCCCCAGACCCAGTGAGAATTAACTCTGAGGCCAGGAGGATGCTTTAAAAACAAGAGAATTCAAGCCAAACCCAATCCATCAATATCCCCTGTATTTCTAAAgggcttatttctttttaaaatacagttaagtTTTATCTCAACCTTTCTTCAAAGAAAGCATGAATCATGAATGAGACTCACAACTATTCCAgcattcaagaaaagaaaatgaaagtgttaGAGCTACAAAAGGGTCCATTACCCCCAAAGTGGTAACTTCATCCTCCCAGACGATGATAGTTATCCCCTTTGTAAACCTACTTTTAAGTAgggattttatttcatatttgttgATGTGTCAAATTCCATGTACTCTGCTATTCCGATGACTAATGGTGTACTAAAGGTGATGATTGGAAGTGAACTGAAGAAGCATTGTGCTGATCCTTTAgaaataatttctctttttatttggtTGCTTACTTTCATTGAGGATAATTTCTGTGGAGTCATATTCATTTCTATAGCTAGCCCCTctgttatatattttatcttacagAAAAACTAATAAGCAGTATGTCATATCATTTTCAATATGATTTTGTCTAGTATGCATGCTTTTCTTTACAAAATGTAAGTACCTGCAGATTTTAATTACCTTTCTGTATTCTACTATTTGCATTTAAAAGCAAATAGCAATATTTAAATGCCTCAATTTTTAGCAGTGAGATGTAAtagccttctctctcttcttctctctctctctctctctctctctctctggaatggTGTTAAGTGATAGGAAGCCACCGTTGAGAAAGCCGTCCTTTTAGTTGCAGTAGATCAAATTCATCTCCCTTGCTCAATTCTTCAGGTCCTCCCCAGGGTCAAGTATTGAACCTGGTCTTTGTGTTTTGAAGAACAAAGATAAAACACTGTCCTTGATGGTTTAGGAGTCTACAGTGCCCCTTTTCCCTCAGCTCAGGCAGCAGAAAGCCGAGTCTCTTAGTCCTGTCTGAAGTGAAGCAAcactttgtcttttcttcttctttgtataCTTTTCAAATGGTTTTCACAGGCGTTCATCTTTATCACAGTACTGAGAAATATGCAGGCAATTCTGAATGCATTTTCACAACTCACTGTCCTCTCTAAGGTCCCACATTCAACAGCAGAGAGGAAACCAGAATCTGAAGCCCAGAGTCCGATGGTTCTCTTGAGAGTTTCTGTATTAAACACCTTTTCTGGTCTCAGTTTTTTTCCCACTGGGGTTGTAGAGGTCCCTGCTTTTGTGACTCAGGGATGTCAAGAGGATCACAGTGCTGGTACACAGGTGTTGCTCAACCACTGATTGGCAACATTGTCATAATGGTGTGAGAATAGCATTACTGTGTGAAACTGAAAGCGTCCTGGGCAGAGAGGCTGCACATCAAGCTAAGGGCCCAAGTTGAAGACAACATTGTGTTGCATGCGTATCTTCCTTGTTGTGTTTGCATTCTCTGCTCATCCCTCCTGGTCCCAGGGGGCCATCCTAAGGACGATCTGGTAATTTTGTGCAAAGGGGCTACATTATTCTCTGGAATTATACAGAAGTAAGTCTCTCTGGTGTAAAGGGAAGTTGGCTTATAGACTGCACCTGAGAAGAAAGGCTGGGACTCAAGAGAAGGAGGTTCCATTCTGATAGTTActgcctcttctttcctttctttctccctgaagATAACACAGCCTCTCCAGGGAGCAGCCACCATGATCTCTGCAAACTGATGATGGAAGAGAGGGGAACCAGGAAATTCTGTGCTCTGGAGTCTCTGAATGATGGATGGAGGACAGCCCATCCCTTCACCCCTGGTACCCTTTGGGAACGCATCAGATTCTAGCATGTCTCTGGAACAGAAAACaacatttgtttttgtgattttgttgtttatCTTTTTGGGCATCCTCATTGTCAGGTGCTTCCGGATTCTTCTAGACCCATATCGGAGCATGCCAACCTCAACCTGGGCTGATGGTCTTGAAGGCCTAGAGAAAGGGCAGTTTGATCATGCCCTTGCTTAGCAGGGACAGAGTAGGCTGCCCTCCTAAGGAGGCAAAGTGCTTTAGGTCTGAGCGAAGCTTCCTTTTCATTAATGTTCTCAACAAATCAAATTTTAACCATCTCTGGTCCTAAGGCAATGATCCATTATTTCATAGCCATGCTATTGTGTCTCATTTGAGGATAATGGAAAGTTTACATTACCGACCCCAAGTAGGAAGGAACAGACATTTGTGTTTACTCAGTGAACGACTGTTGTTGAAGATGTGATTGGAAAACCAAGAGCACCAAAACTAGACTTTGCCATCAACCGAAGCAATCTGTGATCAGAACAGAGAACAAACAATAAGAGAAACTCTGATCAGAGTCAGGATCAAGCATAGAAGATATCACCTTGCTCAAATCCCGtgtctcatttttatttcatgcacattTAGGTCCTGGGCAGTGCAGAGACAATCACAATTGGGTACTTACTTTCTCCCACGGGGAGCTCTAAGAAGCAATGGTAGGCTTAGGAAAGATAGTTATTTACTTGGTAACTCTGGATGAGAATGTTATCATTTGCATTTGGAAATAACATTAAACTCAAAAGTCTACAGAGTTTTGAAATGACCAGGCCTAATTCAGTCTCTGTATTCCTATGTCTAACACATGTAGATGCACTGATGTATAGTTTGAATTTATTGTCTTTACATTTCTGGTGAAACTAATGGGTTACAAGTGCAActtcaaggttttgtttttaaaggaagttgATTGCTTAGCGAGAAGACTATGGTTATAAGAGGCGTATGTGTTTATATCTGTATATGGTTATcaaataaaagttttcaaaatgCAACAGGCTATCCTCTCATTTTGCTGAGATAaatgtgctgctgctggtgtgtgGTACTGAATGGGTAACATCCTcccaaaggagaagagagagcaggaaaTGTCATCTCATTCACCCCACTTCCTTTGAAGGGTGCCTACAGATTACCCAGCATGATTCAGCCTATTCAAAAGGGGGAtgtaggagaaaaaaaggggggatccAGGAAGGAGCAGGGGTTCCAAGAGAGGGAGATTAATACTCTCAATGtgcatgcatgaaaatgtcacaagCCTAGAGAGATAGTTAAGTGGGAAAAGTCTGTGACCCATTGTTGAAATGACACCTCAGAATCATCTGGGGGGAACTTAATATATATCCTGATTTGTATTATAAATGTCCCACATGGTAAGAATCTGTCAAACAATATGGAAGAATATAAGAAGTTATAGCAGTCTCTGGAacatagtaagtttgaagccagcctgaactacatgataccctatatgaaataaataaacaaataaaacgaGTAACTCTCAACAGTCTACCTGAGATTCTCCTAACACCTCAGTTTCTCTTCTGGAGAAACTGCAGTCTTCCCTCCAGGGCTTGAGTCTATAGATTTGAGTTAATGGACAATGATTCAGAAGATAAAACATGGGTAGTGATGGGTATGAGCTGAAAGAGTCAGGGAAGACAGCGTTCCAAGAGACAGTCACTCTGATGTGGTAATTCACATCTGGGCTGTTGGTACCAAGCCTTATGCAGTGTAAGTTATTgttttgacagaatctagaactTGACCTATGAGGACAGAGGTGTTGTGGATGTATtcaaagaaggggaggagagcaggCTGTAGAATAAGGAGATGATGGTCTGAGTGAGGAAGTTTGGGCTGGGAGGTCTGGCTGGAGTAGACAGTGGAGAGGCAGTTATCCTTGTGAAAGACACTGGTCACAGTGGGAGTCACCGCAGATTCATAATAAGGAAAATGACATGAAGCCCTTGTGATGATCCCAGTTTCTGCTCCCTTCCTTGGGGCAACCCCAACTTGTATTTCTataaggaaaatagaaatacCCACCCACCCTCTTTGATGCCTCTGAGCCCAGGCATTGCCTGTGAGCCCACTGGGTCTCCCCAAGCCTGCTCTTctagcatttctccctttcttaccCACTCTATTTTTTTCATTAGATTACAACTCCTTATTCTATTGCCCTCACTGAGTTCCCATCCCCATACTCTGTCCAAGGCAAGGGTACcacaagtgatta
The genomic region above belongs to Peromyscus leucopus breed LL Stock chromosome 19, UCI_PerLeu_2.1, whole genome shotgun sequence and contains:
- the Ctxn3 gene encoding cortexin-3, with product MMDGGQPIPSPLVPFGNASDSSMSLEQKTTFVFVILLFIFLGILIVRCFRILLDPYRSMPTSTWADGLEGLEKGQFDHALA